CAGGAAGACATCCACAGAATAAGTGCCAGGTGCTTGCCCACCTTCATTGGCAAAATAATTAAGATCGACGCCATCCATGTTACCGCCGTTGCCGACAGCTTTGAGCATTTCCGCACTAAATTCTTCTGCTGCAAAAGAATTATAATTAAATGCCAATAAAATTAATAAGGGCAGACTTTTTAGTTTGAATATCTGCTGTACTCCGCAATGATTAACAGTCCCGAAAAAAAAAGAGTGTTGTTTTTTCCTTGCAGAAAATCCTTTTTCGTCCTGCATTATTCTTCCTTATTAAAAATGGTGTTGAGCGATCTTATTTTTCAAATTTAAATTTTGGCATGACTTAGTTTTGAGATTCCGCCGTAATCATCAATAACCGTCCAGGAGACGTCATTACCCATAGGCGCTTTTTTTATTTTCGTACTTGCCAAAGGCGGAACCATAACACTTTCAGTTACTGGTGAGTTGTTTACAGTAATTTTACCGAATGAGACGTAATATGGCGTAGGGTTAGTCACAGTTAGACCTTCGCCCGAGCGGCTGAATTTAACCTTTGAATATATATCTTTTAAATCTTGATTGTTTAACGCGGCAGGACGATAAATCAATTTCAATCGGTTATTCACTGAGAACTGTAAGCTACCGCCTTCATCACTTTTCTTTTGTGATGGTGGTATCACCAGAACATTCATCCAGTAAATTGATTCCCGATCTTGTGGCAAACCAGCGGCAGATTTCAGCGCAATACGAATAATGCTATTTTGGTTCTTTTCAATTCTGAAAAGTGGCGGGGTAGCGATAAAGGGTATGCTTGCTTTACTTTCATCCTCAAAATTGCTGACCCAGGAGCGGACCAAAAAAACTGAGTCGATGCCTGTATTATTAACAGAAAGCGATGTTTCTTTCATATCACTGGAGAAAACAACTCGCGTAGCACCCACTGTTACACCAGCGGTAGCCTGAAAAATAAAACATAACCCTAACAGGCCACATATAAAAATGGCTGCACGTTTCATACAATACCTCGAAAAAAAACGGAATAAGTCACCTTATTCCGTATATTTATTAAGATTCAAAATTATTGATAAGTAATTTCGAACGGAAGATTAAGAGTCCAGGAGCCGGTGCCAACATTACTAGTCTTGGTACGAGTCAGAGCAGCAACATAGTTAAGGGTGTTATCCCCTTCAACCAGGGCAGCCGGCATATCAGTATTTGGAACCTGAAGAGTACCATCGGCTGCTTTGATGATAGTACCTACAGCACTAGGAGTTGCATCAGTAAACTGGTTAGAGGTACTTGAGTTGCCTTTAAACTTCACGTTTGCGCTCGTCACGGATGCAGGGCAACCACGCAATACCAGACTAAATGGCTCTGATGCACCCGGAGTAGTTTCACCAACAGCTAATGCATTAAGGGTAGATGCTGCTACTTTCTCAATAGTTACAGTCAAATCTTTTGACTCCAGAGAACAAGCAGTAGATTTAACGGTACCGGTAAAATTAAGTGTACCATCAATAGCGAATGCAGCCTGAGAACTCAGTGCAGCAAATACAAATACAGCTGCTGAAACCATTTTCATTTTCATGAGATAATCCTTTATATATTCAAATATCAGCGAATTAAAAATTCACTTATTTTATTAATTGTAAGACAGAGTGAAACTGGTCGTTGCATCAAATGCGCCACCAGTTACAGATTCGCCCACTTTAACCGGAGCTGCTTTCAGGTTAATTACTGCGGTACCCAGTTCTGGATTTACAGCCACTGGGTTCGATTCTGTCTGAACTGCCAATTCGCTGCCATCTTCGTTATACAGACCAATACCAAAGCCCGTTGCTAAAGAAGAATCAGATAATTTCAGTAATTTATTGTTGGTGACGTCTTTATCACCGTTGGTGGTCAACTTCACATTCGCTACGGCCGGGCAACCGGTCAGGTTAATCGTGATGTCTTGTTTTGCAACGGAGCCATCAACAATTGCACTGCCTGAAACATCACCAAATGCGATCGGTGCAAGTTCACCATCAACCGTACATGCACCGGCAATAATTTCACCTTTGAATTTCAGGCTACCAGACTCATCTGCCGCATGAACACTTGCAGCAGCCAGGCCTGCAGCTAACAGACCCACTTTAAAATAGGTATTCATTTTCATCAACATATCCCTTTGCTTTTTGAGTTTACATTTCATAGACAGTACTGTCCGATTTAATAAAGCAGTAAGTTCTGTAAAATAATTACGCGCCCTTACTTCTGGGGCAGATAATAGTGCATCACAGGGATAACAATACAGCCGATCTCCTTAATTAATATTTTAGTAAAGTTAACGAACAATGTTTTAACCTTGAATTACATGCAAAAACCTATATATTCGCAAACAAAAATACTAGTAATTAAATAACTTTAGAACATACACCACATTAAATGTACAGACTAAACAATACCAGTACCTCGCATTATCCAGTTGAAATATAATGGGATATTTCATAACAGCGCGGGAGGCAATCCGACGAAAAAGTATCAACGGGCATGACAGTAAAAAAATTAGCGGAGTGCCTAAAAAACAATATGTTATTAAAGCTGGCCAATCAAAACCGGAAATAAATGTTTATTATAAATAATAATAATTATAAAAATCATCAGAGGAAATAGAAAATAGGATGAAAAGATAATAAAAACAAAAGCACAGTTCTGGAAGTAACGCTGATACCCGCAAGTCTTATTAACGACCTGATCAGTTTTTCCAAATTGTTATCTTCGCCCGACTTTGCTTTTTCATCTGAAGTCGTTGAGTTGAAGATACTTAATGCTATCGGCGAATGCAGTCGCGAATTTTACGGTGACCTACGAGTAAGACTTCACGTTCTGACGGGTTCTTTCGCGGACCCGTCAGAGGTTTTAGATCATCACTACTCCTTTGCCGCATCCCTGATATGCCCGATACGTGACTGCATCGCAGGATGTGTGCTGAGCCAGTCAGGTAACACGCCGTCCGCTTTCTCCTTCTGCGATTCTGCGGATACCCTGCTGTATATTTCCGCCATTTGCTCAAGCGAGCGCCCTTCCCGCTTCATTTCTGCTATCGCCCAGTTATCCGCTTCACGCTCCATACCGCGGGAAAATTGCAGTTCATTCGCCAGCGATGCCGTTTGTAATAAGGTATCGCCAATGCCGCTGACATCGCCGGTCATCCATAACAGCGTGAGGGACACCAGCGAGGAACGCACCAGCATGCGCATGGGATGCCGGTAAGCGTGATGTCCCATCTCATGCAGCATTACCCCTGCCAGCGCGTCATCACCCGGGCTAAGCGCCACCAGTTTATCGCTGAGGATCAGCGTGCCGTCCGTCAGCATGAAAGCGTTAGCCACATCGGGAATATTCATCAGCTTCAGCCGGACCGGCGTACGGTCGGTGCGTAATGACGGCGGGATCACCTGCTGGAAAAGCTGCTGAAGTGCTTTCTGTTTATCGGCAGGCAACGCCGAATCCCGGAAATCACTGGCGCTGAGCAGTGTCAGCGTATGACGCCCGAGGTTTTGCTCAACAGTGGTGGGAATTCGCTGCGCAATCACATTGCTGGCCCACGGCAATAAACCGTAGATATAAAAGAAAATCAGCAGGCAGGTCGCCAGTAAGGTGAGGAGCACCCCGCGCTTATGGCTTTCCATGCGGTATACCCAGCCGGGCCGGCGA
This window of the Rahnella aceris genome carries:
- a CDS encoding fimbrial protein; the protein is MKMKMVSAAVFVFAALSSQAAFAIDGTLNFTGTVKSTACSLESKDLTVTIEKVAASTLNALAVGETTPGASEPFSLVLRGCPASVTSANVKFKGNSSTSNQFTDATPSAVGTIIKAADGTLQVPNTDMPAALVEGDNTLNYVAALTRTKTSNVGTGSWTLNLPFEITYQ
- a CDS encoding fimbrial biogenesis chaperone, producing MKRAAIFICGLLGLCFIFQATAGVTVGATRVVFSSDMKETSLSVNNTGIDSVFLVRSWVSNFEDESKASIPFIATPPLFRIEKNQNSIIRIALKSAAGLPQDRESIYWMNVLVIPPSQKKSDEGGSLQFSVNNRLKLIYRPAALNNQDLKDIYSKVKFSRSGEGLTVTNPTPYYVSFGKITVNNSPVTESVMVPPLASTKIKKAPMGNDVSWTVIDDYGGISKLSHAKI
- a CDS encoding M48 family metallopeptidase, whose translation is MIIEGFYQPPGRAARKAARLFLGGDPCLTLEAENLNPTFSLSEIEVSDALGTIPLFLTFPDGGRFVPADDGAFRHWLRQHRRPGWVYRMESHKRGVLLTLLATCLLIFFYIYGLLPWASNVIAQRIPTTVEQNLGRHTLTLLSASDFRDSALPADKQKALQQLFQQVIPPSLRTDRTPVRLKLMNIPDVANAFMLTDGTLILSDKLVALSPGDDALAGVMLHEMGHHAYRHPMRMLVRSSLVSLTLLWMTGDVSGIGDTLLQTASLANELQFSRGMEREADNWAIAEMKREGRSLEQMAEIYSRVSAESQKEKADGVLPDWLSTHPAMQSRIGHIRDAAKE
- a CDS encoding fimbrial protein, coding for MKMNTYFKVGLLAAGLAAASVHAADESGSLKFKGEIIAGACTVDGELAPIAFGDVSGSAIVDGSVAKQDITINLTGCPAVANVKLTTNGDKDVTNNKLLKLSDSSLATGFGIGLYNEDGSELAVQTESNPVAVNPELGTAVINLKAAPVKVGESVTGGAFDATTSFTLSYN